Below is a genomic region from Zea mays cultivar B73 chromosome 9, Zm-B73-REFERENCE-NAM-5.0, whole genome shotgun sequence.
CTGCTGCCTGCGAAAGTATTCAGGATCAAGGTATCCGAAACTGCCTTTGACAACTGTGCTCACATGAGTATGGTCCATAGATGGGCCAGTCTTGGACAGACCAAAATCTGAAACCTTGGCAACCCATTTCTCATCCAGAAGGATGTTTGTTGTCTTCACATCCCGGTGGATGATGGTGTGCTTTGCACCAGTGTGAAGGTAGTGAAGCCCACGAGCTGCACCAATGCAGATATCCAAACGCTGCCTCCAGGTAAGAGGTGGCTTCTGGGTCTTGTACAGGTGCTCGCGGAGAGTACCATGAGCCATGTAATCATAGACCAGGATCATTTCATTCTTCTCCTCGCAGTACCCAATCAGTGACACCAAATGACGGTGGCGGAGCTTGGACAGCATTTCAATCTCAGTCTGGAACTCATGCACACCCTGCTCAGACAAGGGATTGCCACGCTTGATAGCCACCTTAGTCGTTCCCCCATCAACCTCACCACGGTAAACTTTGCCAAATCCACCCACACCGAGGATGAGGGACTCATCAAAGTTGTTTGTTGCAGCCTTGATCTCAGCAAAAGAGAAATGGCGGCACAGGTTGGATGGCAAAGATGAAGCATAGCTACCAGTAGTGTGTGACTTGGCCGAACTGGAAGTGTGTGAATTGCCATAAAGAGACAGGGGCAGCCAACCAGAATGTCCATCACTCATGCCTGCATCCTTCCCAGCACTCCTCTTCCGCTTGCAGATCACAAAGAAGCAGCAATACCCAAGTGCAAGAACCACCAAACCTCCGATCACTCCACCGACGATAGGCCCAACAGTTGACTTCTTCTTAGCTGTCCCACCAGTCATCGGGGCAACACTTGGGATAGGGTTGAGCCCTGCAAGGCTACCATTTGTAAGCGGTAACTTGAACACCTCCATTCCATTGAGGATAGCATCATATATTTGTGGCTTTGAGTCAGGATTCGGATGGAGAGCTATCCACAAATCCATGGCCCCTAAACCCGATGTGGTCACCACATAGTCCTGATACACTGGAGTGCCAATAAGGGTGGTAGCACCACTCATGGTCGCCCACGCGTTCACATCAGCATCCTTGACTGCAGTCTGGTTGTTAATGTAAATACTGAAGACCCGCTGATTGATCTTTGTGATCGGGTACTGGATCTCACAGAAATGCAGCCTGATAAGGTACATGAATCCAGCATCAACCTGCAACATCCATGTGAGATTGTAGTTCATGTTCACATTCTTATCTGGCCCCATGGAGCGCGCTGTGCCGTAGACATCCTCTGGCGCCACATACTCCGGCACATTGCTTGGATATGTGATGGTGACATTGTTATCCTTCGGgtagctgaccccgaagccagcgCCAAAGATGTATGCTGTGTCGTCGTCCCAGGACCGGTACCCACCCGTGTCCTTGGAGGGCGAAATCGCCTGGCCTCCCACGTTGAGCCGGTACATAGTCTGCACCGCAGTGCCAGCATCGATTGGGAACGGCTGGAGGTTGCCATCGCCGGTGACCATGTTGGGAGTGGAGATGTCGAAGAGGTCTGGGGACGACACGACCTCGATGCCGTTGACGAACGCGTAGGCGTTCGGGTGGCCTTTCTCCGGGGTGAAGGTGAGGTCGAGCGTCGCGGATGAGACGTTGACGGAGAACTCCCGGATGAGGTACGAGTAGGTGATCGCGGCAGCCGTCTGGTAGGCGCTGAAGTTGGAGAGAAGGGTGAGCTTGCCCCCCGGGACGGCGACGGAGACGGAGAAGAGGCCGTCGGCGGCGTCGTGGTTGCTGTAGTTGGCCGGGTAGAAGTGAAGCCTGAGGAACTTGCGGCCCGGGCCAAGCGGGAAGGAGTAGGTGAAGGGCGAGGCCGAGACCCGCGCGGTGAGGTACGGCACCTGCGGGACCGAGGGATCCTGGCCAGAGGCGGAGGCCACGGAGGCGAGGTTGTCGGGCGGGGCGAACTTGGAGCCCGCGTCCCCGGTCCAGACCCGGCCGTCCGTGTCGTTGCCCTGCCCCTTCGCGCCGCAGTCCAGCAGGATGTCATCCCGCGGCACGAACGCCGTAGAGTTGGCCGCttgcgccgccgccgcggcgcaAGTGGCCAGGAGAAgcgccagcagcagcaaggccctcATGGTGGCAAGCCCCTCTTACAGATCGGGCATCAAGCGGCGCGCCGAGGCCGATCTGCGGTGGATTCGCGGCCGGGGTTGGCGGCGGAGGTGAGCCTTGTGGGGAGGAGAAGGTGGCAGCAGCAGCCCGCGGGTGGGGGAAGGAAGGGGGAGGGGGAAGCCTCCGGATTACGGGCGGTGCGGCATTAAGTGGGAGGGGGCGAGCGAGGCCAGGCCAGCAACGGCGACCAACCCTGCTCCGCTGTGCTCTTTGCTCGCTAGTTTCACTCCCGTCTGTTGATTACAGCCGTCGCGTCGGCGCGATGGTCGCGTTTCGGTGGTGACTCGCTGGTAGGTGGGGACGCCACCGGGTGGACCCGACGTGCATTGGCGTGGGCGCCAGTTCCGTGTGGTGCGGACCATGCGGTGCGATGGGGGACGGTGGCgccgggtggtggtggtggtggacagGAGTACAGGACAGCTCGCACTGCCGTGCTCGGTTGAGCCTGCTCGGTAGCGGCGACGCGGTGGTGGGAATCGCGGCCATGTGCGTGTGCGGGGGCGGGACTGCCGGGTGGGTCCCGCGTGCCAGTGCTGTTCAGATTTAATGAGGTCGTACTAACGTCGGACGGTTTGCTAATGCTAGTGTCACAGTCACAACTCACACTGAAAACTCGCAACACAGCCAGATTTCTCGACTGTGTTCCACTGACACGTGGGCACGGTATCCGGGGCCGAAACCGCGGGCAGTAGCCAGCAGCCAGCTTGAGTGGCCAAACGCGAGCCAACCGGCGGCTGGCGGGCCCCGCGCGGGCGCGTTGTTGCCCTCCGCTTAATATAGAGACGGCGATTCTCCGGTCATGTGCGCTGGCGCAATCAGGGCCGTCGAATGAGGATCACACGGAATGTGGCCCCGCACTTGGGCCCTACCTACTGCTGGCAATCTGGCATGCGGGTTGTTCGTGGCGTCGTGATGGCCACCGCCGCCCTCTCGTCTCGTCGCCTAATCGTGTTTCGTGAATACGGGGTGTCCCACACAACTATAGTAGTCCTCAGtattaaatataatttaattataaaactaattacacatAAAGTCTAGAAGACAAGATCAATTATTAAACGTAATTAAGTATATATTTAACACTCATAATTGATATTTAGATATTAAATGTGACATAAACTAAACTTTTAGTCACTAAGTCGTCCGTCTCCGGTCTACAGCCTGAGCTTTGACCTGCAATGTCTTGGCAAGCTGTTTGCCGCCATTACCAAGCTGTTTGGCGCCATGACGATGGCCATACTGATCATCATTCAGCTAAGCGTATTATCTCATCAGCAAAATCGTCAGGTATTGGTCACTTGAGCCTTGACCTTGAGCCATACCACTAGTATTTTGTTTGGTGCAGTGCTTTGCTTGTCCGGAGTTTCTTTAATCTTTCCACTTATCCCGAGCCCAAAATTCAGTAAGACCATTAAGGTGTGACCTATTAAATAAGACCACTCATATCTGCACATAGCACTCATTTAAGACCTAGTTTGGTTTTTGGTTATTCTAGTATTGAGCTCAATCCACGTGTATTGAGGTGGATTAGGTGTAACTTAAATTAATTTATACCTCAATTTACCTCAACACATGTAGATTAGGGTCAATACTAAAATAACCAAACAAAGCCTCACCGGGAGAAGAAAGGTAATGACGTGTTTTTGTTTGAGAAAATAACTTACCTCAAGATTGAGTGATACATTATGAGTTTCTTCCTAAAATTTAGAGAAATGATCTCATTGCCCACACTAGTACTAACCAATAGCTTGTGAAGGATGTGGTGGTCGGTTGAGTGTGTATGTTTTTATGCTTTCACAGTAATCCGTCGTATACCATAGATGGACAAACTTATTTATCAGAGTATACAGAGTCATCCAGTCAAAATGAAGGAGATAGGGCAAACACATCCTCCCTCACGCTCACGCCGATGTAGCATTTTCTCATACATGTACTCGTTTGCTGCAGACATGCACTTGCACCGTCGTTTAGGAAGCAGACAGCAGTGCTAAAAGCACATGCCAGACACTAATTGCCGAAGACATGTCCTTTTTATAGTCGGTACCAGTAACGAAACGTCCACAGCAGGCAGCAGAGTATCACAGCTCCACAGGAACATTCGGTTACCTAAGGTAGTATACACTCCAAATTCTAAATTCTGGCTACCAATTCATTTGGGAGCTCACATGTGATTGCCTAACATTCAGACAATACTTCCACAATTTGCCCTTCTCCGCCCAGAGCAGTGCGGGTAAAGCTGAATCCAGGTCCTGAATATGACCTTTCCATGCTTCTCCGCCCAGATGGGCATCAGCGCAACTTTCAGAAATCAGAACTCACCATCTAGAAAGACTGTGGCACATGTTCTGCAGAAGAGAACAGTGCCATGGTTGCTGCTGGGTTCCTGGTGCACGTATCCCTTCTTCGCCTCGTTGCTGCTTCTCTTCTTTGCCTGCAAGGATACAAGAAAATCATGAGCAATATGCAGAATAATGGCTGACGATAGAACTGGCAGCTGCGCGATTGAGGCATTGCCTATGCATAAAAAAAACGCCATGACTGAGTGGCATGGCTGGCGTTGCAttggttttttttctttttatataAACTATAAAGGGTTGCCAAGTCACTAAAACAGTTATACATAAAAAAACGCCATGACTGAGTGACATGGCTGGCACTACCAGTTTTTCCCTATTTAAAGGGCGATCCAATTGTTGAACCAAACGCGACTGTCGAGACTTTAAGTCCATCCTTTTTTTTATAAGAGCAGGCGAGGGCACCGTAtcgttgccaaatttatgtttttTAATAGATATATAAACAGAGTAAATAACGTTTGGAAAAAAATGCAACAAAATGGACAAACTGTCGGCAACCAGCGTACTTGATCATTCAAACTCAAGAATGAATTACAATCAGAACCAAAAAGCACAACGACTTGTCACGAGATTTCATATTGTTGCTCCAAAAATTTAATGTGATCTATATAATCGAGGGTCAAATATACTCGATGGCAAAACGACGGTACAACATTTTTGCTTAAAAACCTCTCCCTTCACAATACCATTTTAACGCCAATCCTTTTCTTCATATAGGTCAAGCCAAAAAGGGAAAAAAAACCAGTATCAACACAGCATGCTCTGCTTTATAAGTTATAACCGGCGCACTCTACTCCTGCAACCAAGTCTCATGCCATGTAGTGTGGTAGCTTCATAGTAGCTTCTCGTTTCCGCACTCTCCGCGCCCTCGAAAGACTATGCGCCATATGGCTCTCCAAGAAGAATCTGAAGCAGGAAAAAGGGTCAGTGAACATATAGGTAGTTCTGTGCACGAAAAAATACACAGATATATGCCAACCTGTGCTTCCTCATTAGTCATCGAGGTAGTAGTAGGACCCGGCCGACTTCTGTTCCCTGTCCTTTGTAGAGTCCAACTTGTTTATACGTGGCCTATAGTTGGTCGGGTCTCTTCTAAAAGTAATGTCAAGATGCTACCACAAGAATGGCAAGTGAAGTTAGTGCAGGGAAATAGATAAGCCAATGATGAAGAAATCAAAGCAATGACACAGATACAGCAACAGGTTTTTTATGTGCAAATATATTCGAGTTCTCAAATCCTACTGAAGATTTTTGTTAGACATCAAGCTGTTAGTAAGGTCTTGAAGAGCCTGGTCTGTCACAGTCCTGTTCGTTTATAAACAGCCTGTAGTTGGTTGGATCTTTTTTGGAAACCAACATGGAGATACTACACCAAAATCAAAAGAAAACTAGTGCATCTTTTTTGGAAACCAACATGGAGATACTACACCAAAATCAAAAGAAAACTAGTGCACGTAATTCTATGTTTTTGTACAACCCATGAAATCCTAGGTTAATACTATAGGAACCAATGTAAAGGGTAATAAGCTAGACTCCAGGCCAATAAAAGTTGGGTTAATTAGAAATATACAACTCCAATTTTGAAAAGTTAGAAACTAGTGCATTTTCATGCCACTCCATAGCATCAAAATGAACTAACCATCTAAATTTGCAAAAGTTTAGTGGCATGCATACAATTAacccataaaagtttgaagtgcagatatatagTATGACTGAAGATTAAATTATGAGAACTGCATAAGGCTGGACCAACAAAGAGCACGCTATGTTATTGGTAACAGTCCATATTTTGTTATCATGCACTTACCGATAAGAATTTATTCATCCCGGATACTAAAGACTGTGGTGCATTGGCAGAACAGTCAATAGAAGGTCGCCCCTCATAAACAATGACCTTGTCAGCCAAGTATGTTGCCATGATGAAATCATGCTCAACA
It encodes:
- the LOC103639167 gene encoding receptor-like protein kinase FERONIA produces the protein MRALLLLALLLATCAAAAAQAANSTAFVPRDDILLDCGAKGQGNDTDGRVWTGDAGSKFAPPDNLASVASASGQDPSVPQVPYLTARVSASPFTYSFPLGPGRKFLRLHFYPANYSNHDAADGLFSVSVAVPGGKLTLLSNFSAYQTAAAITYSYLIREFSVNVSSATLDLTFTPEKGHPNAYAFVNGIEVVSSPDLFDISTPNMVTGDGNLQPFPIDAGTAVQTMYRLNVGGQAISPSKDTGGYRSWDDDTAYIFGAGFGVSYPKDNNVTITYPSNVPEYVAPEDVYGTARSMGPDKNVNMNYNLTWMLQVDAGFMYLIRLHFCEIQYPITKINQRVFSIYINNQTAVKDADVNAWATMSGATTLIGTPVYQDYVVTTSGLGAMDLWIALHPNPDSKPQIYDAILNGMEVFKLPLTNGSLAGLNPIPSVAPMTGGTAKKKSTVGPIVGGVIGGLVVLALGYCCFFVICKRKRSAGKDAGMSDGHSGWLPLSLYGNSHTSSSAKSHTTGSYASSLPSNLCRHFSFAEIKAATNNFDESLILGVGGFGKVYRGEVDGGTTKVAIKRGNPLSEQGVHEFQTEIEMLSKLRHRHLVSLIGYCEEKNEMILVYDYMAHGTLREHLYKTQKPPLTWRQRLDICIGAARGLHYLHTGAKHTIIHRDVKTTNILLDEKWVAKVSDFGLSKTGPSMDHTHVSTVVKGSFGYLDPEYFRRQQLTEKSDVYSFGVVLFEVLCARPALNPTLPKEEVSLAEWALHCQKKGVLDQIVDPYLKGKIAPQCFKKFAETAEKCVSDQSIDRPSMGDVLWNLEFALQMQESAEESGSLGCGMSDEGTPLVMVGKKDPNDPSIESSTTTTTTTSLSMGDQSVASMDSDGLTPSAVFSQIMNPKGR